A genomic segment from Hippoglossus stenolepis isolate QCI-W04-F060 chromosome 3, HSTE1.2, whole genome shotgun sequence encodes:
- the kbtbd8 gene encoding kelch repeat and BTB domain-containing protein 8: MAASGEVGKLSQVQNGTPPTTNYNGVDAVHACNVLQQLKALFDEAQLTDIVVEVDHGKTFSCHRNVLAAISPYFRSMFTSGLTESSQREVRIVGVESESMHLVLDYAYTSRVTLSESNVQALFTAASIFQIPALQDQCAQFMISRLDPQNCIGVYMFADAYGHQELRDSSQDYIRKKFLCVSWEQEFLQMTKEQLVSILNNDDLNVEKEEHVYESIVRWLEHDLSGREAHLAEVFSQCIRLPLLEEAFLSGIPAPFACALSLSKDHAEAKARLTGTNGCPQRLGMTASEMVICFDAAHKHSGKKQTVPCLDTATGRVFKLCKPPNDLREVGILVSSENDIYIAGGYRPSNSEVSIDHRAESDFWQYEHAGNRWLTRAPLLRARIGCRLVHCCGKLYALGGRVYEGDGRNALKSVEYYDARDNCWTAVNPMPVAMEFHSAVEYKDRIYVLQGEYFFCFDPRKDYWSHLAPMSVPRSQGLAALYKNCIYYIAGICRNHQRTFTLEVYDIEKNTWSRKRDLPFDQATSPYIKAMLLQGKLHLFVRATQVMVEEHVFRTSRKNSLYQYDDKADVWTKIYETPDRLWDLGRHFECVVAKLYPQCLQKVL; encoded by the exons ATGGCTGCCAGTGGAG AGGTAGGGAAGCTGTCACAAGTACAAAATGGGACACCTCCAACAACTAATTATAACGGGGTAGATGCTGTTCATGCCTGTAACGTCCTTCAGCAGCTCAAAGCCTTGTTCGATGAAGCACAGCTCACAGACATTGTTGTAGAAGTGGACCATGGCAAGACTTTCTCATGTCACCGAAATGTCCTTGCAGCAATCAGCCCATATTTTAG GTCCATGTTCACCAGTGGCCTTACAGAGAGCAGCCAGCGTGAGGTCAGAATCGTCGGGGTGGAATCTGAATCCATGCACCTTGTCCTGGACTATGCCTACACATCCAGGGTCACACTCTCGGAGTCCAATGTACAGGCCCTGTTCACCGCAGCCAGCATTTTCCAGATTCCTGCACTTCAGGACCAGTGTGCCCAGTTCATGATTAGCCGGCTAGACCCACAGAACTGTATCGGGGTCTACATGTTTGCTGATGCTTATGGGCACCAGGAGCTGAGGGACAGCTCGCAAGACTACATCCGCAAGAAG TTCCTGTGTGTGTCGTGGGAGCAAGAATTCCTCCAGATGACCAAGGAGCAACTGGTCAGTATTTTGAACAATGACGACCTCAACGTGGAAAAGGAAGAGCATGTCTATGAGAGCATTGTCCGCTGGCTAGAGCATGATCTGTCTGGTCGTGAGGCCCACCTAGCCGAGGTTTTTTCCCAGTGCATCCGTCTACCCTTGCTGGAGGAGGCCTTTCTCAGTGGGATACCTGCCCCCTTTGCCTGTGCCCTGTCCCTGTCTAAAGACCATGCTGAGGCCAAAGCCCGCCTCACCGGCACCAATGGTTGCCCACAGCGCCTGGGTATGACCGCTTCTGAGATGGTCATCTGCTTCGATGCTGCTCACAAACACTCAGGGAAGAAGCAGACGGTGCCTTGTCTTGACACAGCCACAGGAAGGGTGTTCAAGCTCTGCAAACCACCCAATGATCTCCGGGAGGTCGGTATCTTGGTGTCCTCTGAGAACGACATCTACATCGCTGGCGGTTACCGGCCAAGCAACAGTGAGGTGTCTATAGACCATAGAGCAGAGAGTGACTTCTGGCAGTACGAACATGCAGGCAACCGTTGGCTTACACGTGCACCTCTACTGCGAGCGAGGATAGGCTGCAGGCTTGTGCACTGTTGTGGGAAGCTTTATGCACTGGGAGGCCGAGTCTACGAAGGCGATGGGCGGAACGCGTTAAAGTCAGTAGAGTACTATGATGCCAGGGACAACTGTTGGACAGCAGTCAACCCCATGCCAGTTGCCATGGAGtttcattctgctgtggagTACAAAGATCGAATTTATGTCCTCCAAG GTGAATATTTCTTCTGCTTTGATCCGCGTAAGGACTACTGGAGTCATCTGGCCCCTATGAGTGTCCCTCGGAGTCAAGGTCTGGCTGCCTTGTACAAGAACTGCATCTACTACATCGCTGGCATCTGCAGGAACCACCAGCGCACCTTCACCCTGGAGGTCTACGACATAGAGAAGAACACTTGGAGCCGCAAGCGAGATCTCCCCTTTGACCAAGCCACAAGTCCGTACATCAAGGCCATGCTGCTTCAAGGAAAGCTGCACCTGTTTGTGCGAGCCACACAGGTCATGGTGGAGGAGCACGTGTTTCGCACCAGCCGAAAGAACTCCCTTTACCAGTACGACGACAAGGCAGACGTATGGACCAAAATCTACGAGACACCAGACCGCCTCTGGGATTTGGGTCGCCATTTTGAATGTGTGGTGGCCAAACTTTACCCACAATGTCTCCAGAAAGTGCTTTGA